Proteins found in one Zea mays cultivar B73 chromosome 1, Zm-B73-REFERENCE-NAM-5.0, whole genome shotgun sequence genomic segment:
- the LOC100280494 gene encoding CBL-interacting protein kinase 10 has protein sequence MAEKENILMQRYEMGKLLGKGSFAKVYHARNVKTSESVAIKVIDKDKIKKCGLMDQIIQEISVMKLVKHPNIVQLYEVMATKTKIYFVIEYVKGGELFKKVQRGRLKEDVARTYFQQLISAVDFCHTRQVYHRDLKPENLLLDGSHNLKISDFGLSALPNCKRKDGLLHTICGTPAYVAPEVISQKGYDGAKADIWACGVILYVLLAGYLPFQDKNMMDMYKKICKAELKWPSWFSSDVRKLLRRILHPNPNRRISIEEIRTHPWFRIGLDARLFDSTTRDYVPSDMDLALNSLNSNMVECNSAAEKLTILNAFDIISLSNGFDLSGIFENSNKESKFMSTNTAMTIITKLMEVAKSLDLKVITKTGGLLNMEAAKSGIKGVMSINAEIFQITPNYHLVEIKKINGDILEYHNFMNQSMRPALEDIVWAWHGEQPDEK, from the coding sequence ATGGCTGAGAAAGAGAATATTCTAATGCAGAGATATGAGATGGGAAAGTTACTTGGAAAAGGGAGTTTTGCCAAAGTTTACCATGCTCGCAATGTTAAGACTTCAGAAAGCGTTGCTATCAAGGTGATTGACAAAGATAAGATCAAGAAGTGTGGTCTTATGGATCAAATAATTCAAGAGATTTCGGTGATGAAGTTGGTAAAACATCCAAACATTGTCCAATTGTATGAGGTTATGGCTACCAAAACCAAGATATATTTTGTGATAGAGTATGTCAAGGGAGGAGAGTTGTTCAAAAAGGTTCAACGTGGAAGGTTAAAAGAAGATGTTGCTCGTACATATTTCCAACAATTGATCAGTGCTGTTGACTTCTGCCATACTAGACAAGTTTATCATAGAGATCTAAAGCCCGAAAATCTTCTTCTTGACGGAAGTCACAACTTAAAGATTTCAGACTTTGGTTTGAGTGCACTTCCAAACTGCAAGAGAAAAGATGGGTTACTCCACACAATTTGTGGGACTCCTGCATATGTTGCTCCAGAAGTAATTAGTCAAAAAGGATATGATGGTGCAAAAGCTGACATATGGGCTTGTGGAGTGATCCTCTATGTGTTGTTGGCGGGCTATCTTCCTTTCCAAGACAAGAACATGATGGACATGTATAAGAAAATTTGCAAAGCAGAACTCAAATGGCCAAGTTGGTTTTCTTCAGATGTTCGAAAGCTTCTGCGGCGCATCCTTCATCCAAACCCTAATAGACGAATATCTATTGAAGAAATAAGGACTCATCCTTGGTTTAGAATTGGTCTTGATGCAAGATTGTTTGATTCTACAACGAGAGATTATGTGCCTAGTGACATGGATTTGGCTTTGAATTCCTTAAATAGCAATATGGTCGAGTGTAATTCAGCGGCAGAGAAACTGACTATTTTGAATGCTTTTGATATCATCTCCCTGTCTAACGGGTTTGATCTCTCTGGTATATTTGAGAACTCAAACAAGGAGTCTAAATTTATGTCTACCAACACAGCTATGACAATTATCACAAAGCTAATGGAAGTTGCAAAGAGCCTGGATCTGAAGGTTATAACAAAAACTGGTGGATTGTTGAATATGGAAGCTGCCAAATCAGGAATAAAAGGTGTGATGTCTATAAATGCTGAGATATTTCAAATCACACCAAATTATCATCTCGTGGAGATCAAGAAAATCAATGGTGACATCCTTGAGTATCATAACTTTATGAACCAAAGCATGAGACCGGCACTAGAAGATATTGTGTGGGCATGGCATGGTGAACAACCTGacgagaagtag